TGCCCAGCGCGCAGAACTTTCCGATGACCAGCTTCTCGGGACCGTAGTGGTACAGCACGTTGCGCGTCTCGAAGGCCGTCGCCTCGTCCGGGTCGTCGTAGTAGGAGTACGCGCCGATCTCGATCAGAGGCGACGTCACCAGGGGCTTCAGCAGGACCACGCGCGGCTGTTCCGGCATCGGGTGGAGCGTCGACGGGTCCGGCGGGACGGGACTCACGGCAGCATCACTCCGCATCACGAACGAGGGCGGTGTCGGCGTACGCGTCCATGATCGCAGGAGTCATGGCCCGCCCCGGCCCGGGCCCCGACGGATCCCCCGAGTCGCGAGCCTCGAACCGCGAGCTCCGAACCGCGAGCTCCGAGGCCCGAGCTCCGAGGCCCGAGCTCCGAACCCGGAGCCCGAGGCCCGGAGCCTGAGGCCCGATGCTTCGGAGCCCGTGCGCCGTCGCGCCCGTCACCCCCGGAAGGACTCCGGCCGCTCCGGCGACGCCTCCGCCAGGGCGCGCTCGACCTCCTCGACGCCCCCGCGGAGGCCGTAGACGGGGGTGTCGGGCTGCTGGCGCCAGGAGTCGTCGATGCCGCCGGCGTCGACGGTGTCGAAGCCGAGCTCGTCGATGAGTTCGCGGACCGCCTTCTTCGCCTGCTCGTCGTCGCCCGCGACCGGCAGCGCGATGCGCTCGGGGTCGCCGGCCGGGCGGTGACGGTCGAGGATGTCCTGGGCGTACGTGCCGTTGAAGGCCTTGACGACCGGGTGGCCCAGGTGGCGCTCGGTCCAGCGGCTCTCGGTGAGGCCCTCGTCCTCGATGGCGGCGATGCGGCCGTCGCGCTCGCGCGGGTAGTAGTTGCCGGTGTCGAGGACGGCGAAGCCCTCCTCCGCCCCGTCGAACAGACCGGTCGACGGGAGGTCCGGGATCGCCTTCAGGGGGATGGTGACGACGACGATCCGCGCGCCACGGGCGGCCTCCGTGACCGTGACGGGGGTCGCGCCGGTCTCCTCGGCGAGGGCGGCGAGCGTCTGCGGGCCGCGGGAGTTGGCGACGGCGACCTCGTGTCCGAGGGCGGTGAGGCGGCGGGTGAGGTTGCCGCCGATGTTGCCTGCCCCGATGATGCCGATCTTCATGTCGTGGTTCCTTCCGAGCGGGTGGCGCGGTTCGCCGTCATGGGAGTCCGCAACGGAGGGACCCCGCCCGCTATTCCCCTGAGGGGACGTGAGAGCTTGGCGTGCCCCGGGTGAAAGCAGGAGCGTTCCGGCCCCGCGGCTGGCCCGAACGGGTGATGATCCACTGGGCGCATCCCCCTCCGCGCCCGCCCCGTCCGTCCCGCACGCCCTCCCGCACCCAGCACGCCCAGCACGATTCCGCCCCAGCCCCCCCCGCACCCCGCACGCCCCTCTCCGTCCCGCACCCCTGACCCATGACCCCTCACCACCCCTCACCGAAAGGGCAGCGCATGACAGCGCAGGACCGCGCCGCACAGTACGAGCAGGAGGCCGCGCCGCCCCGCGGCATCGGCCGGCGCCGCTTCCTCGGGTACGTACTGGCGGCGCCGACGCTCACCGTCGCCGCCCAGGTCGGCGCGGACGTGCTCGCGCCCGCGAACGCCGAGGCCGCGGTCCCGGCCGTCGTGCCGTCCCTGCCCGGGCCCGCCGACATCTACGACCTGAACGACATGCTCACCCACGCCGCCCTCCCGACGGCGAACCTCATCACCATCCGGATCGACCCCGACGGCACCGCCCGCTTCGCGCTGCCCCGCGCGGAGGTCGGCCAGGGCATCACCACCTCCACCGCGATGATCATCGCCGAGGAGCTCGACCTGCCCGTCGAGCGGGTCAGGGTCACGCTCGCCGACGCCCGCCCCGAGCTGCTCTTCAACCAGCTCACCGGCGGCTCGAACACCACCATCTCCACCTTCACCCCGATCCGCGTCGCCGCCGCCGTCGCCCGCAGCCGGCTGCTGCGGGCCGCCGCCCTCGAACTCGGGGAGGCCGTCGGCACCCTCACCGCCAAGGCGGGCGTCATCACCTCCCTCGCCGGGGTGCGCCTCACCTACGGCGAACTCGCGGCGAAGGCCGCCGCGCTCACCGACACCCAGGTCTCCGTCACGCTCAAGGACCCGGAGGAGTTCCGGGTCATCGGCACCGGGCGGGGACGCGTCGACGCGCTCGAAGCGGTCACCGGACGCAAGAAGTTCGCGATGGACGTCCAGGTGCCCGGCGCCCTGCCCACGATGGTCTGCCGCCCGCCGACGATCAACGGCACCGTGCGCTCGGTGGACAACCTCGCCGCGGTGAAGGCCATGCCCGGCATCACCGACGTCGTCGCCGTCTCCACCGGAGTCGCCGTCCGGGGCCGCACCTTCGGCCAGTGCATCGACGCCGTCCGCGCGCTCAAGGTCACCTGGGGCCCCGGCACGGCCGAGGGGGCCTCCGACGCCACCGTCCTCCAGAAGCTCCGCAGGGCCGAACTGCCGCTCGTCGTACCGCCGCTGGACCTGCTCACCAAGTCGGTCGACGCCCGCTTCACCTTCGCCTTCGCCAGCAACGGCGCCCTGGAGACGAACTGCGCCGTCGCCGACGTCCGTCCCGGCTCCGCCGAGATCTGGGCGAGCCTGAAGTCGCCGATCGTCGCCCAGGAGAAGATCGCGCTCCAGCTCGGCCTGCCGATCGGCGCCGTCACGGTCCACGTCACCGAGGGCGGCGGCTCCTTCGGCCGCAAGCTGTTCCACGACGCCGCCGGGGAGGCGGCCGAGATCTCCAAGGCGCTGGGCAAGCCGGTCCGCCTGATGTGGCACCGCACCGACGACTTCCGCCAGGGCCGTACGCACCCGATGGCCACCTCCCGGGTACGCGCCACGTACGCCCTGGGCGAGGTCCTCACGTACGAGCAGCGGCACACCTCCGTCGCCACCGACTTCGGGCACGGAATCGGCGAGATCATCACCTCCGAGGCCGCGCAACTGCCGGTCGCGAACCTGGCGTTCTCCGAGACGATGTTCCAGCTCACCCAGGCGAGCCCGTACCACCTCGGGGTGACCACCCAGCTCCTCAACGAGGTCGACACCGGTTTCAACACCGGCTCCATGCGCAACATCTACTCGCCCAACGTGCGCTGCGCGCAGGAGCTCGTCCTCGACGAGCTCGCCCGGCGGATGGGGCAGGACGCCCTCGCGTTCCGGCGCCGGCTGCTGAAGGACGAGCGGGCGCGCGCCGTGCTCGACAAGGTCGCCGAAGTGGGCGGCTGGGGGCGGCAGATGGCGCCCGGCACCGCGCAGGGCATCGCCGTCCATCCCGAGTACCACGCCTTCGTCGCCGTGCTCGCGGAGATCGACTGCCGGCCCGCCACCACCGGCCGCAGGGTGCGCGACGCCTATACCGGCCCCCGCGTCACCAAGGTCGTGTGCGCCGTCGACGTCGGCCTCGCCGTCAACCCGCGCGGCCTGGAGGCCCAGATGATGGGCGGCATCATCGACGGCATCGCCCTCACGCTCACCTCCGGCCTGCACCTGAAGGACGGGCACTTCCAGGAGAGCAGCTGGGACAACTACTACTACACCCGGCAGTGGAACACCCCGCCCGAGCTGGAGATCATCGTCATGCCCCCGACGGGCGACAGGCCCGGCGGCGCCGGCGAGCTGGCCGTCGGTGCCGCCGCGGCGGCCGTCGCCTGCGCCTACGGCCGGGCCACCGGCACGATGCCGACCAGCTTCCCGGTCAACCACGACGAGCCGCTCGCGTTCACACCGCTGCCGACCGTCCCGCCGATCCCCGCCGCCCCGACCGACGGCCGCGCCCGCGCCCTCTGACCCTCCGACCCCGACCGAGAACAGGAACCACCGTGCCCCAGCACACCTTCATCCTCAACGGCAAGGCCGTCACCGCGGAGGTCGAGGACGACGTCCGCCTGCTCTGGGTGCTCCGGGACGTCCTCGGCGTCACCGGCCCCAAGTACGGCTGCGGGGTCGGCGTCTGCCAGGCCTGTACGAGCCACCTCAACGGCCGGGCCTTCACGCCCTGCTCCGTCCCGGTGAAGGACCTCGCGCCCGCCGACGAGGTCACCACCATCGAGGGCCTGCCCGCCACGGTCGGCAGGGACCTCCACCCGATGCAGGAGGCCTGGCTCGACATCGACGTGGCCCAGTGCGGCTACTGCCAGCCCGGCCAGATCATGACCGCCGTGGCGGCCGTACGGCGCGCCCACGAGGCCGGCCGCGAGGTCGACGAGGCCGATCTCGACCAGATCCGCAACATCTGCCGCTGCGGAACCTATAACCGTATCCGTGAGGCCATCAAGGAGGGGGCCCGCCGCATGGTCTGACGCGGCCGGGGCCCTCCCGAACGAGAGGGCGTGCCGCCGATGCCGGGAAAGATCGTTCTGTTCGCTTCCGTCTCCCTGGACGGCTTCATGGAGGGGCCGGACCACGACATCGACTGGCACCGCGTCGACGAGGAACTGCACCTCCACTTCAACGCGGAGCTGGCCCGCATGGGCGGCTTCATCAGCGGCCGGCGCACCCACCTGCTGATGGCCGACTACTGGCCCACCGCGGACGCCGACCCGGCGAGCTCGCCCGCAGAGCGGGAGTTCGCCGGGATCTGGCGCTCGATGCCGAAGTACGTCTACTCCACCACCCTGGAGCACGCCGACTGGAACACCACCGTGGTCCCGCGCGTCGACCCGGCCGAGGTCCGCGCCCTGGCGGCCGCCGCCGGCGGGGACCTGTCCCTCAGCGGCGCCGACCTGGCCGCGAGCTTCCGCGAACACGACCTGATCGACGCGTACCAGATCTACGTCCACCCCGTGGTGATCGGCCGCGGCACCCCGCTCCTCACCCCGATGGACTCCTCCGCCGACCTCCGGCTCGACACCACGCGCGCGTTCCCGAACGGCGTGGTGCTGCTGCGGTACGAGCGGGAACGGGGCGCGTGACGGCGGGTGTGATGCGGCGGTTCCGTGACGGCGGTCCGTGAGGGCGGGTGTGATGCGGCGGTTCCGTGACGGCGGGTCACTGACGGCGGGTCCGTGAAGCGGAAAACCTGATGAGCCGCCCGCCGACGGATGCGACGATGCCTCCGTTCCGCCGACGGAGGAAGCTTGTTCGTCATCGTGTGTGCGGGGTGCGACGCCCCGCTGACCGACGCCCTGGCCGAGGTCGTCCTGCCCGCTCACGCCCGCCAGGCCTACGGGAACGGGGTCCAGCTCCCCGTGCTCATGGAACCCGGCACGTTCGCCGTGGACCCGGAGCCCTGGGGGCGCCCCTGGCGGCCCTGGGAGGAGCTCGGCCCGGGCGAGGCGGCGGCCCGGGGCTTCCACGCACCCGTGCCGTACGTCTCCGACGGCGTGCCGGGAGCGATCGTCATCGCGCCGGGCGACGCCCGCGGCACCCGCCTGATTCCGGAGCGGGCGGGCGGCTACTGCTGCGGCCTCGACTGGGGCGACGGCCCCAACATGGCCTGCGTCGACTGCGGCCTCCCCGTGGCGAGCCGGATCGACGACTGCTCGCTCTGGCAGGCCGTGTGGTTCGCCCCGGACGCGGTGCGCCGCCACCCCGTCGACGGCGCCGACACCGCTCCGCGGCCGTGGGCGGCGTTGACGGCGCTGGGCTCGGGCACGCCACCGGTCGAAGCGATCGGGCGGTGGTCCATGGGCATGGTGGAGCAGCCCCAGTGGCGGTGGAGCCCGCGTTGGGAGGCCGCCGTGGGCCGGGCGCTCGCCCACCTGCTGGTCTCCGGGCGGGGCCGGCCGGTGCAGGTGCCCGAGGGGCTGGCCGCCGAGGTGTTCCAGCGGACCCTCGACGCCCTGGTCCCTCCCGGTCCGCCCGCGGTCCGTGCCGTCCTGGCCGGACCGGGAGCGCCCGCCCCCGACGCGGACGCGGACGTCCTCCTCGTACCGGCCCATCCGGAGACGGGGGAGGCGTGGCGCCCGGAGGGACCGGCCGGGGCCGCGGCCCGGGTCGTGCCGCTGCCGTTCGGGGTGTGGCGATGGCTGGTCGCCCCCGAACGGGACGCGCGCCTCCCGCAGTCGGGCGGCATGCCCCGCGAGGTGCTCCGCGACGAACCGGCCCTGCCGCGCGCCCACTGCCGCTTCCGGCCCGACCTGCACGTCTTCCAGCACACGCTGGCACGCCTGCCCGCCGCCCGCGCCCCGTGGCTGCGGGCGATCCTCGACGATCCGTGGCGGTACCGGCGCGAGGGCGCCTTCTGACCTTCCGGTGCGTCGACGTCACGGTGCGTCGACGTCACGGTCCGCCGACGTCGCGGTCCGCTGTCCTCCCGCTCGCCGGAACCCCTCAGGCTCCGTGCTCCCGGCTCGCCGCGACGGCCGCCCGTACCGCTTCGAACAGCGCCTCCAGCCCCTCGGCCCGCTCCCATTCCTCGGCCGAGAGCTGCCAGGTGTGCTGCGTCGCCCGGGCTTCGGGCGGGCCGGTGAAGACCTCGACGGTCCGCCGCCCCTTCCGGTCGGGGCCCGTGACCCGCAGGTCCGTGTTCCGGATGTGGAACCGCTTGGGGTGGCTGCTGAAGATCTCCAGGATCCGGCCGTCGAAGGTGTAGAACTCTCTGCCCGCCCTGGCCGTGATCTCGTCGGTCATGGGGGTGACGCTACCCGCCGGGCCCCACGGCTGTCAGGCCCCCGCCCGTCGCCGGGCGCACTCCGGGAGGGGGAGGTCCGGAGCCTCGCGGACTACCCGTCATACCTGAGAGCTACCCCGGGGTTTGGCTCCCCGGCGGGACGCCGACCACAGGACGCGCTGCCTAGTTTCGGGACCGGATCGAACCCCGGTACGGAAGGAACTCCCATGGCGCCCCTCCCGCGTGGCCCCCGCCGCGCACCCTCTCCCGGACGACTGCGCCGCACCCTGCTCGCCGCGCTCGTCACCGCCGCCGTCGCGGTGCCGGTCGCGGGGGCCGCCCGGCCGGCGGACGTGCCCGCGCCCGCCCCGGCAGAGGTCGTCCCGCTGGTCTCGGCCACGTCCGCCGAGCTCGCCGCGCGGTACGCGGCCGGGCGGGAGGCGGTGCGGGCGGCGGAGCGGAGCGCGGAGGAGTACGGGGCGCACAAGCGGGCCGTCTCGCTGCACGCCATGGCCGCGGCACGCCGCAGCTTCCTCTTCTTCGACGGACGGGACGGCGGCCGCGCCGCCGAGGTCGTCGGCGACCTCGCAGGGGCCGAGCGGATCGCGGTGCTCGTCCCCGGTGCCGACACCGACCTCGACCGCTACGGACGCTTCCGGGCCGGCGCCGTCGCCCTGCACGACGAGCTGCGCGACGGACTCGGCGCCCGCGCCGCCGTCGTGGCCTGGCTCGGCTACCGCACCCCCGCCACCGGCAGCACCGCCTCGCTCACCCCCGGCCGCGCCGACCAGGCGGCCCCCGCGCTCCGCGCCTTCGTGGACGAGCTGCGGAGGGCGAAGCCCGGCGCCCGGATCACCCTGCTCTGCCACTCCTACGGCTCCGCGGTATGCGCCCGCGCGGCCACCGGTCTCCCCGCCGACGCCCTCGTCCTCTACGGCAGCCCCGGCACCGGCTCCGACTCCGTCGCCGACCTGCACACCCGGGCCGCGGTCTGGGCCGGACGCGGCGCCGCCGACTGGATCGGCGACGTCCCGCACGTCCGCCTCCCGCTGCTGCCCGGCTCCGAACTCGGCTTCGGCGCGGACCCCCTGGACCCCGGGTTCGGCGCGCGCACCTTCGACGCGGGCGGGGGCGGGCACAGCGACTACCTCGTCGCCGGCTCCGTATCCCTGGCGAACATCGCGCGGATCACCGACGGACGGGAGCCCGGGCATGCCTGAGCCCGCCCGCACCCCCCGCGGCTCCGCGCGCGCCTCCCTCCGGGCCCTCACCGACCGCGTGGAGGCCGCCACCCCGCCCGGGCGCGACCGCGCCCTCGACGCGCTGCGCGGTCTCGCCATCCTCGGCGTCGTCCTCGGGCACTGGCTCGTCACCGCCCTGGTCACCGACAGCGGCACCCTGCGCGCCGAGAGCCCGCTCGGCCACCTGCCCGAATTCACCCCCGTCTCCTGGGTGTTCCAGACCCTCGCGGTCTTCTTCCTCGTCGGCGGGTACGTCGCCGCCCGCGGCCACGCCGCCGCCCGCGCCCGCGGCGAGGGCCACGGGCGCTGGATCGCCGCCCGGCTGCGCCGCCTGTTCCGTCCGGTGGTCCCGCTGCTCGCCGTCTGGACCGCAGCGACGGCCGTCATGCTCGGCTGCGGGGTGCCCTGGCAGACCCTGCACACGCTCGGCAAACTGGTGCTCTCCCCGCTGTGGTTCCTGCTGGTCCTCGCCGCGCTCACCGCCGCCACGCCGCTCGTCGCCCGGATCCACCCGCTGTGGCCGCTCGCCGTCGTCCTCCACGTCGACGTGGTCCGCTTCGGGTTCGACGGGCCCGAAGCGCTCGGCTGGCTCAACCTGCCCGCGGGCTGGCTGGTCCCGTACTGCCTGGGCACCCTGCTCGCCCGCCGCGGCCCGCTGACCCGGGGCGCCGCCTGGGCGCTGCTGCTCGGCGGGGCCGCCGCCACCGGGCTCCTCGTGGCCTTCGCCGGCTACCCCGGCTCCATGGTCGGCGTGCCCGGGGCGCCCGTCTCCAACCTCAACCCGCCCACCCTCGCCGCCGTCTCCTTCGGCCTCGCCCAGTCCGGCGCCGCCCTGCTGCTGCTCGGCCCGCTCCGCCGGGTCCTGCGCCGGCCCGCGGCGTGGGCGGCCGTCGCCCTGCTCAACCTGTGCGCCATGACGGTCTTCCTCTGGCACCAGACGGCGATGATCGCCGTCACCGCCGGCGGACTCCTCGCGGCGGGGTTCCTCGGCCACGGGCCGCTGACCGGACTCCACACCGTCCCGGACGGCTACGGCTGGGTCCTCGCCCGGCTCGGCTGGCTGCCCCTGTTCGGGTGCGCCCTGGCGGTCTGCGGGGCCGCGTTCCACGCGTACGAGCGGAACACCGCGCGGCGGGCCCGCCCTTCGGTCCGGCGGCCCGGCGTACGGGAGGAGGCGCGACGTGCCTAGGCTGTGGCGACGGTACGACGATCTTGAAATTCCCGCGGATCCGCACCACGATCTCGATGTTCCCGCCCATCCGCACCATGCACACGACCACGCACACGCGCACGCGCACGACCACGCACACGCACACGACCACGCACACGCACACGACCACGCACACGCCAGGGGGAGCACGGTGAAGGACGCCACACGGTGGGAAGGGGCCCTGCGCGCCGCACCGGGCATCGTGCGGGCGGACCTGTGGACCGCGCGCCGCGACCCGCTGCCGCGCAACCGCTGGCTCAACTGGCTGCCGCACGCCCACCTCGTGCTCCTCACCGTCCTGCTGGGCGTGTGGAACCTGAACCTCTACACGCGGTACATGGACCCCACCCCCGGCAGCGTCACCCTCCTCGCCGTCGCCCAGTGCGCCGCCCCCGTCCTCGCACTCTCCCGGCCCGCCGCCGGCTGGTGGCTCTCCACGGCCGCGCTCATGGTGTCGGCGAACGTCGCCTCCTCCGTCTTCGGCGCCGAGTGGCCCTGGAACGCCGGTGTCATCGCCCTGCACACCCTCGTGATGCTGCTCCTCTCCCTGCGCGTCCGGCCGGTCGCCGCGGCCGCCGCCCTCGGGATCACCCTGCTCACCGGGATCGGGGCCCTCACCCCCAGCGGCGTCCCGCACCTGCCGACGCTCTGGTCCGGCGCCACCGCCTTCGCCACCGCCACCGTCGTCGGCGCCTCCCTGCGCGCCACCCGCGTCTCGCGCACCCGGCTCGTCGAGCAGGAGGAGCTGACCGCCGAGGAGCGCGCCCGGCGCGCGCTGCTGGAGGAGCGCGGCCGGATCGCCCGCGAACTGCACGACGTCGTCGCCCACCACATGTCCGTCATCTCCATCCAGGCCCAGGTCGCCCCCCACCTGGTCGAGAACCCGTCCCCGGAGCTCCGCGAGAACCTCGCCGGCATCCGGCAGAACGCCGTCGACGCCCTCACCGAACTGCGCCGCGTCCTCGGCGTCCTGCGTGGCGACGGGTCGGCGGACGATGCCGAGGCGGGCGTACGGCACGCCCCGCAGCCCACCCTGGACCGGCTCGGCGAACTCCTCGCCAACGTCCGCGCGGCCGGCCTCGACGTCACCGCGGAGACGGTCGGCGCACCCCGGCCGCTCTCCCCGGGCACCGAACTCTCCGCGTACCGCATCGTCCAGGAGGCGCTGAGCAACGCCATGCGGCACGCGCCCGGCGCCCGGGCCGCCGTGGCCACGCACTACCACGCCGACGGACTGACGGTGCGGATCACCAACACCACCCCGACGCGCCCGCCCGGGCCCGTACCCTCGGGCGGGGTCCGGGAGCCCGGCCACGGGCTGCTCGGCATGCGGGAACGCACGGCCATGCTGGGCGGCGAACTCGCGGCCGGCCCCACCCCCGACGGCGGCTGGGACGTCACGGCGACCCTGCCCGCCCCGCTCCTCGCCCCCACCCCCACTCCTTCGCCTTCCCCTTCCCCTTCCCCTTCCCCTTCCGGTTTCCCCTCCCCACCCCGTACGAAGGACGGTTCATGACCGACGGCAGCGGCTCCGGCCACGACATCCGGGTGCTCATCGCCGACGACCAGGTGATGGTCAGACAGGGCTT
This genomic window from Streptomyces showdoensis contains:
- a CDS encoding alpha/beta hydrolase; amino-acid sequence: MAPLPRGPRRAPSPGRLRRTLLAALVTAAVAVPVAGAARPADVPAPAPAEVVPLVSATSAELAARYAAGREAVRAAERSAEEYGAHKRAVSLHAMAAARRSFLFFDGRDGGRAAEVVGDLAGAERIAVLVPGADTDLDRYGRFRAGAVALHDELRDGLGARAAVVAWLGYRTPATGSTASLTPGRADQAAPALRAFVDELRRAKPGARITLLCHSYGSAVCARAATGLPADALVLYGSPGTGSDSVADLHTRAAVWAGRGAADWIGDVPHVRLPLLPGSELGFGADPLDPGFGARTFDAGGGGHSDYLVAGSVSLANIARITDGREPGHA
- a CDS encoding NADPH-dependent F420 reductase; its protein translation is MRRGPALSCAALSVRGGEGSWVRGAGRRGACGVRGGLGRNRAGRAGCGRACGTDGAGAEGDAPSGSSPVRASRGAGTLLLSPGARQALTSPQGNSGRGPSVADSHDGEPRHPLGRNHDMKIGIIGAGNIGGNLTRRLTALGHEVAVANSRGPQTLAALAEETGATPVTVTEAARGARIVVVTIPLKAIPDLPSTGLFDGAEEGFAVLDTGNYYPRERDGRIAAIEDEGLTESRWTERHLGHPVVKAFNGTYAQDILDRHRPAGDPERIALPVAGDDEQAKKAVRELIDELGFDTVDAGGIDDSWRQQPDTPVYGLRGGVEEVERALAEASPERPESFRG
- a CDS encoding (2Fe-2S)-binding protein produces the protein MPQHTFILNGKAVTAEVEDDVRLLWVLRDVLGVTGPKYGCGVGVCQACTSHLNGRAFTPCSVPVKDLAPADEVTTIEGLPATVGRDLHPMQEAWLDIDVAQCGYCQPGQIMTAVAAVRRAHEAGREVDEADLDQIRNICRCGTYNRIREAIKEGARRMV
- a CDS encoding dihydrofolate reductase family protein, with the protein product MPGKIVLFASVSLDGFMEGPDHDIDWHRVDEELHLHFNAELARMGGFISGRRTHLLMADYWPTADADPASSPAEREFAGIWRSMPKYVYSTTLEHADWNTTVVPRVDPAEVRALAAAAGGDLSLSGADLAASFREHDLIDAYQIYVHPVVIGRGTPLLTPMDSSADLRLDTTRAFPNGVVLLRYERERGA
- a CDS encoding acyltransferase family protein; its protein translation is MPEPARTPRGSARASLRALTDRVEAATPPGRDRALDALRGLAILGVVLGHWLVTALVTDSGTLRAESPLGHLPEFTPVSWVFQTLAVFFLVGGYVAARGHAAARARGEGHGRWIAARLRRLFRPVVPLLAVWTAATAVMLGCGVPWQTLHTLGKLVLSPLWFLLVLAALTAATPLVARIHPLWPLAVVLHVDVVRFGFDGPEALGWLNLPAGWLVPYCLGTLLARRGPLTRGAAWALLLGGAAATGLLVAFAGYPGSMVGVPGAPVSNLNPPTLAAVSFGLAQSGAALLLLGPLRRVLRRPAAWAAVALLNLCAMTVFLWHQTAMIAVTAGGLLAAGFLGHGPLTGLHTVPDGYGWVLARLGWLPLFGCALAVCGAAFHAYERNTARRARPSVRRPGVREEARRA
- a CDS encoding sensor histidine kinase; translation: MKDATRWEGALRAAPGIVRADLWTARRDPLPRNRWLNWLPHAHLVLLTVLLGVWNLNLYTRYMDPTPGSVTLLAVAQCAAPVLALSRPAAGWWLSTAALMVSANVASSVFGAEWPWNAGVIALHTLVMLLLSLRVRPVAAAAALGITLLTGIGALTPSGVPHLPTLWSGATAFATATVVGASLRATRVSRTRLVEQEELTAEERARRALLEERGRIARELHDVVAHHMSVISIQAQVAPHLVENPSPELRENLAGIRQNAVDALTELRRVLGVLRGDGSADDAEAGVRHAPQPTLDRLGELLANVRAAGLDVTAETVGAPRPLSPGTELSAYRIVQEALSNAMRHAPGARAAVATHYHADGLTVRITNTTPTRPPGPVPSGGVREPGHGLLGMRERTAMLGGELAAGPTPDGGWDVTATLPAPLLAPTPTPSPSPSPSPSPSGFPSPPRTKDGS
- a CDS encoding molybdopterin cofactor-binding domain-containing protein, yielding MTAQDRAAQYEQEAAPPRGIGRRRFLGYVLAAPTLTVAAQVGADVLAPANAEAAVPAVVPSLPGPADIYDLNDMLTHAALPTANLITIRIDPDGTARFALPRAEVGQGITTSTAMIIAEELDLPVERVRVTLADARPELLFNQLTGGSNTTISTFTPIRVAAAVARSRLLRAAALELGEAVGTLTAKAGVITSLAGVRLTYGELAAKAAALTDTQVSVTLKDPEEFRVIGTGRGRVDALEAVTGRKKFAMDVQVPGALPTMVCRPPTINGTVRSVDNLAAVKAMPGITDVVAVSTGVAVRGRTFGQCIDAVRALKVTWGPGTAEGASDATVLQKLRRAELPLVVPPLDLLTKSVDARFTFAFASNGALETNCAVADVRPGSAEIWASLKSPIVAQEKIALQLGLPIGAVTVHVTEGGGSFGRKLFHDAAGEAAEISKALGKPVRLMWHRTDDFRQGRTHPMATSRVRATYALGEVLTYEQRHTSVATDFGHGIGEIITSEAAQLPVANLAFSETMFQLTQASPYHLGVTTQLLNEVDTGFNTGSMRNIYSPNVRCAQELVLDELARRMGQDALAFRRRLLKDERARAVLDKVAEVGGWGRQMAPGTAQGIAVHPEYHAFVAVLAEIDCRPATTGRRVRDAYTGPRVTKVVCAVDVGLAVNPRGLEAQMMGGIIDGIALTLTSGLHLKDGHFQESSWDNYYYTRQWNTPPELEIIVMPPTGDRPGGAGELAVGAAAAAVACAYGRATGTMPTSFPVNHDEPLAFTPLPTVPPIPAAPTDGRARAL